In Eupeodes corollae chromosome 3, idEupCoro1.1, whole genome shotgun sequence, a single genomic region encodes these proteins:
- the LOC129952705 gene encoding uncharacterized protein LOC129952705 isoform X4 produces the protein MPKRVKNQVWEIVGTAASGAGNSNGASTSGAVGGGAAVAASSGAVELLPESLNDVFRCFICMEKLQDAHLCPHCSKLCCYLCISRWLTEQRRQCPHCRASLHVKDLVNCRWLEDVAQQIENLQQICSNIRTTNGLIQGKEQDLCPSHQEKLSVYCWTCKCCICHQCALWGGTHSGHTFKQLELVYETHITQVKEEVSQLRARLAELILLVQSVEHNVETVRKAKDEKVREIRNAVELMVSRLDSQLKVKLVTLMRQKNSLSQETEQLEHLLQEIEQQMTICSKSQLIMKSPDLLKMIHQVRIKPMASYITAPVPADFHSEIVPEYDTGNFLMKRFSQLQLKGAPVHSEPLESNGLQWRLKVYPNGNGAVRAEYLSVFLELAAGFPETSKYEYRVQMIHQSSSKIIQREFVSDFEVGECWGYNRFFRLDLLASEGYLNLAKDTLELRFQVRPSTYFQRCRDQQYYISQLLKRQKELAAENKILREKAANEEASNGGDQVINLDEEGDKHQEASQSSVNNATEETNSQGLKSSRSLHSEHSSTSRPSESEESNKKTSRSDIQKSVDASFSGMLQALVNGSSTYNSSFREGAVGGEIKPTNSATPLSYASDSDGEDPGSSPLPAPSSTLFKISATSFSTQDENPLGDDNDFSSGENDVEYAELSMAQGISLINDKSSSSGASSSRRPTSSGHSSHRHVTLSLLDSTSPTENNSPSEINSSTSQNNCRLPMCSVNVLETFFEPPKFHCQNGDYLDDSIILNTSIPLSYSEDSLLKEYRKSRPSSSPSSVKESTESPSYRWENTDNAYSRLDRLLKTIHLSPDTSRTQINVPVSNASKQHSNCDGELPAEFFTQMGLHTSNEHRSLDADAASTSNGRPSRSQTKSSQKVVKPKFEWTDLFPSGDLYPLVSPVRRVHRLKSGESARDNSPVLSPRWPKSSSVSLRLPSSGHKNHRTSTTTNVPSASTTQTDDWNKAVNIWTDSILNTLPTYEPQLCSSAVEVRNGSARSLPSHATPPRASTSQTNAFFNTFGATTTKGSPASPLYQSFNYHRNSPSTSSGRSSYQTAPTSLSSRGIPRSSKLLLTKEQKGNAAAAAAANATAAIFAQSSLGRGDKCDLEPVTGDEDMLDRYFRQTRASSMLYNEISQTKASGIDDDELDDERLISITGLMSTPPISLESSRESTTDPSTTAPVGGDTPTPTTSTTSATSRNDNNGIVSRSVTASKRKERIAERPNSS, from the exons tCACTTAACGATGTCTTTCGCTGCTTCATCTGTATGGAAAAGTTGCAAGATGCACATTTGTGTCCGCATTGCTCAAAACTTTGTTGCTATTTGTGTATATCGCGTTGGTTGACTGAACAACGTCGCCAATGTCCGCATTGCAGAGCTTCTTTGCATGTGAAAGATTTGGTAAATTGCCGATGGCTGGAGGATGTTGCCCAGCAAATTGAGAACCTTCAGCAGATTTGTTCAAATATTCGGACCACGAATGGCTTGATTCAGGGAAAAGAGCAGGACTTGTGTCCGAGTCACCAGGAGAAATTAAGTGTTTACTGTTGGACTTGTAAATGCTGTATTTGTCATCAATGTGCATTGTGGGGTGGAACCCATTCAGGACACACATTCAAGCAGTTAG AACTAGTTTATGAGACTCACATAACCCAGGTTAAAGAAGAAGTATCTCAGCTTCGAGCACGTCTGGCAGAACTTATATTGCTCGTCCAAAGTGTCGAACACAATGTCGAAACTGTGCGTAAAGCGAAAGACGAAAAAGTGCGAGAAATACGAAATGCCGTCGAACTCATGGTCAGCAGACTAGATTCCCAATTGAAAGTGAAACTGGTCACCCTGATGCGCCAGAAGAATTCACTTAGCCAAGAGACTGAACAGCTAGAGCATCTTTTACAGGAGATCGAGCAACAAATGACAATATGTTCGAAATCACAACTCATAATGAAATCACCGGACCTCTTGAAAATGATTCACCAGGTGCGAATAAAACCAATGGCCAGCTACATCACTGCTCCAGTACCTGCTGATTTCCACAGTGAAATTGTTCCTGAATACGATACTGGCAACTTCCTAATGAAGCGCTTCTCTCAGCTGCAATTGAAAGGTGCTCCTGTTCATTCGGAGCCACTGGAGAGTAATGGGCTGCAGTGGCGTCTTAAGGTCTATCCCAATGGCAATGGAGCTGTTCGTGCAGAGTATTTGTCGGTGTTTCTCGAACTAGCTGCTGGTTTCCCCGAGACCAGCAAGTACGAGTATCGTGTGCAGATGATCCATCAGAGTTCGAGTAAAATAATTCAGCGAGAGTTTGTGTCTGATTTTGAGGTTGGCGAGTGCTGGGGTTATAATCGTTTCTTTCGTCTGGATTTGTTAGCCTCCGAGGGTTATTTGAATTTGGCCAAAGACACTTTAGAACTTCGGTTCCAGGTTCGTCCGTCAACTTATTTCCAGCGGTGTCGTGATCAACAGTATTACATAAGTCAATTGTTGAAAAGACAAAAAGAACTTGCTGCGGAGAATAAGATTCTTCGTGAGAAGGCAGCCAACGAAGAAGCAAGCAATGGTGGTGATCAAGTTATCAATTTAGACGAAGAGGGTGATAAGCATCAAGAGGCAAGTCAAAGTTCAGTGAATAATGCAACCGAAGAGACAAACAGTCAGGGATTAAAATCTTCGAGAAGCTTACATTCCGAACACAGCAGCACCAGTCGACCTAGTGAAAGCGAAGAAAGTAACAAGAAGACAAGTCGCAGTGATATTCAGAAAAgtg ttgACGCTTCGTTTTCTGGAATGCTACAAGCATTGGTCAATGGTTCCTCCACTTATAATTCCTCGTTTCGAGAAGGTGCCGTCGGGGGTGAGATAAAGCCGACTAATAGTGCAACGCCCTTGAGTT ATGCCTCTGATTCGGATGGCGAAGACCCAGGAAGTTCTCCACTGCCTGCTCCCTCATCAACATTATTCAAAATCAGTGCCACTTCCTTCTCAACACAAGATGAAAACCCATTGGGCGATGATAATGACTTTTCATCGGGCGAGAACGATGTTGAATATGCCGAATTATCTATGGCTCAAGGTATTTCTCTAATCAATGATAAGTCCTCGTCCAGTGGTGCCAGTTCATCGAGGAGACCAACTAGCAGTGGACACTCGAGTCATCGTCATGTAACACTCTCCCTGCTTGATAGTACAAGTCCGACTGAAAATAATAGTCCCTCAGAAATAAATAGTTCAA CTTCCCAAAACAACTGCCGTCTGCCAATGTGCTCCGTTAATGTTCTGGAAACGTTTTTTGAACCGCCAAAATTCCATTGTCAAAATGGTGACTACCTGGACGATAGTATTATTTTGAATACCTCGATCCCGTTGAGCTATTCGGAAG ATTCATTACTTAAAGAATATCGCAAGAGTAGGCCATCATCGTCGCCATCAAGCGTCAAGGAATCAACCGAATCACCATCTTATCGCTGGGAAAATACCGAT AATGCATATTCGCGATTGGATCGATTGTTAAAAACGATTCATTTATCGCCGGACACCTCCCGTACACAGATCAATGTCCCAGTTTCGAATGCCTCAAAACAACACTCAAATTGCGATGGGGAGCTGCCTGCTGAATTTTTCACTCAGATGGGATTACATACTAGTAACGAACATAGATCTTTAGATGCTGATGCAGCGAGCACATCGAATGGTCGTCCTTCGCGATCCCAGACAAAATCATCGCAGAAGGTGGTTAAACCAAAATTCGAGTGGACCGATCTCTTTCCGTCCGGTGATTTATATCCGTTGGTATCACCTGTAAGACGGGTACATCGATTGAAGTCTGGTGAATCAGCACGAGATAACAGCCCTGTGTTGTCTCCACGATGGCCAAAGAGTAGTAGTGTCAGTCTAAGGCTACCATCTAGTGGACACAAAAATCACAGAACTTCAACTACAACCAATGTGCCATCCGCAAGTACCACACAGACTGATGACTGGAACAAAGCAGTCAACATTTGGActgattcaattttaaatacacTGCCAACTTACGAACCTCAATTATGTTCCTCAGCTGTTGAAGTTCGAAATGGATCTGCGCGATCGTTGCCTTCACATGCTACACCGCCGAGAGCTTCGACTTCTCAAACGAAtgctttttttaatacttttggaGCAACCACAACGAAGGGCTCCCCAGCCTCACCGCTTTATCAATCCTTTAACTATCACAGGAATTCACCTAGTACGTCCTCGGGCCGCAGTAGTTATCAGACGGCACCTACAAGTCTGTCATCTCGAGGCATACCACGAAGCTCAAAGCTTTTATTGACCAAAGAACAGAAGGGCAACGCCGCTGCTGCTGCCGCTGCCAATGCCACTGCCGCCATCTTCGCACAATCAAGCTTAGGCAGGGGAGACAAATGTGATCTAGAACCAGTGACTGGAGACGAAGATATGTTGGACCGCTATTTTAGGCAGACACGTGCTTCCTCGATGCTATACAATGAG ATCTCTCAGACGAAAGCAAGCGGAATAGATGATGACGAATTGGATGACGAACGCCTTATCAGTATTACAGGTCTCATGTCGACTCCTCCAATATCTTTAGAATCAAGCCGAGAGTCAACTACAGATCCATCAACGACTGCACCGGTAGGTGGCGACACGCCCACTCCCACTACATCAACTACgtctgcgacttcaagaaacgaTAACAACGGTATTGTTAGCCGATCAGTTACTGCTTCAAAACGCAAAGAGAg gatCGCCGAAAGACCAAATTCGTCCTAA
- the LOC129952705 gene encoding uncharacterized protein LOC129952705 isoform X6, translated as MPKRVKNQVWEIVGTAASGAGNSNGASTSGAVGGGAAVAASSGAVELLPESLNDVFRCFICMEKLQDAHLCPHCSKLCCYLCISRWLTEQRRQCPHCRASLHVKDLVNCRWLEDVAQQIENLQQICSNIRTTNGLIQGKEQDLCPSHQEKLSVYCWTCKCCICHQCALWGGTHSGHTFKQLELVYETHITQVKEEVSQLRARLAELILLVQSVEHNVETVRKAKDEKVREIRNAVELMVSRLDSQLKVKLVTLMRQKNSLSQETEQLEHLLQEIEQQMTICSKSQLIMKSPDLLKMIHQVRIKPMASYITAPVPADFHSEIVPEYDTGNFLMKRFSQLQLKGAPVHSEPLESNGLQWRLKVYPNGNGAVRAEYLSVFLELAAGFPETSKYEYRVQMIHQSSSKIIQREFVSDFEVGECWGYNRFFRLDLLASEGYLNLAKDTLELRFQVRPSTYFQRCRDQQYYISQLLKRQKELAAENKILREKAANEEASNGGDQVINLDEEGDKHQEASQSSVNNATEETNSQGLKSSRSLHSEHSSTSRPSESEESNKKTSRSDIQKSVDASFSGMLQALVNGSSTYNSSFREGAVGGEIKPTNSATPLSSPEKSSFHILSNSSPDLTSTTLEKTFLGSNILSDASDSDGEDPGSSPLPAPSSTLFKISATSFSTQDENPLGDDNDFSSGENDVEYAELSMAQGISLINDKSSSSGASSSRRPTSSGHSSHRHVTLSLLDSTSPTENNSPSEINSSTSQNNCRLPMCSVNVLETFFEPPKFHCQNGDYLDDSIILNTSIPLSYSEDSLLKEYRKSRPSSSPSSVKESTESPSYRWENTDISQTKASGIDDDELDDERLISITGLMSTPPISLESSRESTTDPSTTAPVGGDTPTPTTSTTSATSRNDNNGIVSRSVTASKRKERIAERPNSS; from the exons tCACTTAACGATGTCTTTCGCTGCTTCATCTGTATGGAAAAGTTGCAAGATGCACATTTGTGTCCGCATTGCTCAAAACTTTGTTGCTATTTGTGTATATCGCGTTGGTTGACTGAACAACGTCGCCAATGTCCGCATTGCAGAGCTTCTTTGCATGTGAAAGATTTGGTAAATTGCCGATGGCTGGAGGATGTTGCCCAGCAAATTGAGAACCTTCAGCAGATTTGTTCAAATATTCGGACCACGAATGGCTTGATTCAGGGAAAAGAGCAGGACTTGTGTCCGAGTCACCAGGAGAAATTAAGTGTTTACTGTTGGACTTGTAAATGCTGTATTTGTCATCAATGTGCATTGTGGGGTGGAACCCATTCAGGACACACATTCAAGCAGTTAG AACTAGTTTATGAGACTCACATAACCCAGGTTAAAGAAGAAGTATCTCAGCTTCGAGCACGTCTGGCAGAACTTATATTGCTCGTCCAAAGTGTCGAACACAATGTCGAAACTGTGCGTAAAGCGAAAGACGAAAAAGTGCGAGAAATACGAAATGCCGTCGAACTCATGGTCAGCAGACTAGATTCCCAATTGAAAGTGAAACTGGTCACCCTGATGCGCCAGAAGAATTCACTTAGCCAAGAGACTGAACAGCTAGAGCATCTTTTACAGGAGATCGAGCAACAAATGACAATATGTTCGAAATCACAACTCATAATGAAATCACCGGACCTCTTGAAAATGATTCACCAGGTGCGAATAAAACCAATGGCCAGCTACATCACTGCTCCAGTACCTGCTGATTTCCACAGTGAAATTGTTCCTGAATACGATACTGGCAACTTCCTAATGAAGCGCTTCTCTCAGCTGCAATTGAAAGGTGCTCCTGTTCATTCGGAGCCACTGGAGAGTAATGGGCTGCAGTGGCGTCTTAAGGTCTATCCCAATGGCAATGGAGCTGTTCGTGCAGAGTATTTGTCGGTGTTTCTCGAACTAGCTGCTGGTTTCCCCGAGACCAGCAAGTACGAGTATCGTGTGCAGATGATCCATCAGAGTTCGAGTAAAATAATTCAGCGAGAGTTTGTGTCTGATTTTGAGGTTGGCGAGTGCTGGGGTTATAATCGTTTCTTTCGTCTGGATTTGTTAGCCTCCGAGGGTTATTTGAATTTGGCCAAAGACACTTTAGAACTTCGGTTCCAGGTTCGTCCGTCAACTTATTTCCAGCGGTGTCGTGATCAACAGTATTACATAAGTCAATTGTTGAAAAGACAAAAAGAACTTGCTGCGGAGAATAAGATTCTTCGTGAGAAGGCAGCCAACGAAGAAGCAAGCAATGGTGGTGATCAAGTTATCAATTTAGACGAAGAGGGTGATAAGCATCAAGAGGCAAGTCAAAGTTCAGTGAATAATGCAACCGAAGAGACAAACAGTCAGGGATTAAAATCTTCGAGAAGCTTACATTCCGAACACAGCAGCACCAGTCGACCTAGTGAAAGCGAAGAAAGTAACAAGAAGACAAGTCGCAGTGATATTCAGAAAAgtg ttgACGCTTCGTTTTCTGGAATGCTACAAGCATTGGTCAATGGTTCCTCCACTTATAATTCCTCGTTTCGAGAAGGTGCCGTCGGGGGTGAGATAAAGCCGACTAATAGTGCAACGCCCTTGAGTT CCCCCGAGAAATCTTCATTCCACATTCTTTCCAATTCATCACCAGATCTCACATCAACAACATTAGAAAAAACATTTCTTGGAAGTAATATCCTTTCAGATGCCTCTGATTCGGATGGCGAAGACCCAGGAAGTTCTCCACTGCCTGCTCCCTCATCAACATTATTCAAAATCAGTGCCACTTCCTTCTCAACACAAGATGAAAACCCATTGGGCGATGATAATGACTTTTCATCGGGCGAGAACGATGTTGAATATGCCGAATTATCTATGGCTCAAGGTATTTCTCTAATCAATGATAAGTCCTCGTCCAGTGGTGCCAGTTCATCGAGGAGACCAACTAGCAGTGGACACTCGAGTCATCGTCATGTAACACTCTCCCTGCTTGATAGTACAAGTCCGACTGAAAATAATAGTCCCTCAGAAATAAATAGTTCAA CTTCCCAAAACAACTGCCGTCTGCCAATGTGCTCCGTTAATGTTCTGGAAACGTTTTTTGAACCGCCAAAATTCCATTGTCAAAATGGTGACTACCTGGACGATAGTATTATTTTGAATACCTCGATCCCGTTGAGCTATTCGGAAG ATTCATTACTTAAAGAATATCGCAAGAGTAGGCCATCATCGTCGCCATCAAGCGTCAAGGAATCAACCGAATCACCATCTTATCGCTGGGAAAATACCGAT ATCTCTCAGACGAAAGCAAGCGGAATAGATGATGACGAATTGGATGACGAACGCCTTATCAGTATTACAGGTCTCATGTCGACTCCTCCAATATCTTTAGAATCAAGCCGAGAGTCAACTACAGATCCATCAACGACTGCACCGGTAGGTGGCGACACGCCCACTCCCACTACATCAACTACgtctgcgacttcaagaaacgaTAACAACGGTATTGTTAGCCGATCAGTTACTGCTTCAAAACGCAAAGAGAg gatCGCCGAAAGACCAAATTCGTCCTAA
- the LOC129952705 gene encoding uncharacterized protein LOC129952705 isoform X3 gives MPKRVKNQVWEIVGTAASGAGNSNGASTSGAVGGGAAVAASSGAVELLPESLNDVFRCFICMEKLQDAHLCPHCSKLCCYLCISRWLTEQRRQCPHCRASLHVKDLVNCRWLEDVAQQIENLQQICSNIRTTNGLIQGKEQDLCPSHQEKLSVYCWTCKCCICHQCALWGGTHSGHTFKQLELVYETHITQVKEEVSQLRARLAELILLVQSVEHNVETVRKAKDEKVREIRNAVELMVSRLDSQLKVKLVTLMRQKNSLSQETEQLEHLLQEIEQQMTICSKSQLIMKSPDLLKMIHQVRIKPMASYITAPVPADFHSEIVPEYDTGNFLMKRFSQLQLKGAPVHSEPLESNGLQWRLKVYPNGNGAVRAEYLSVFLELAAGFPETSKYEYRVQMIHQSSSKIIQREFVSDFEVGECWGYNRFFRLDLLASEGYLNLAKDTLELRFQVRPSTYFQRCRDQQYYISQLLKRQKELAAENKILREKAANEEASNGGDQVINLDEEGDKHQEASQSSVNNATEETNSQGLKSSRSLHSEHSSTSRPSESEESNKKTSRSDIQKSVDASFSGMLQALVNGSSTYNSSFREGAVGGEIKPTNSATPLSSPEKSSFHILSNSSPDLTSTTLEKTFLGSNILSDASDSDGEDPGSSPLPAPSSTLFKISATSFSTQDENPLGDDNDFSSGENDVEYAELSMAQGISLINDKSSSSGASSSRRPTSSGHSSHRHVTLSLLDSTSPTENNSPSEINSSTSQNNCRLPMCSVNVLETFFEPPKFHCQNGDYLDDSIILNTSIPLSYSEDSLLKEYRKSRPSSSPSSVKESTESPSYRWENTDINVPVSNASKQHSNCDGELPAEFFTQMGLHTSNEHRSLDADAASTSNGRPSRSQTKSSQKVVKPKFEWTDLFPSGDLYPLVSPVRRVHRLKSGESARDNSPVLSPRWPKSSSVSLRLPSSGHKNHRTSTTTNVPSASTTQTDDWNKAVNIWTDSILNTLPTYEPQLCSSAVEVRNGSARSLPSHATPPRASTSQTNAFFNTFGATTTKGSPASPLYQSFNYHRNSPSTSSGRSSYQTAPTSLSSRGIPRSSKLLLTKEQKGNAAAAAAANATAAIFAQSSLGRGDKCDLEPVTGDEDMLDRYFRQTRASSMLYNEISQTKASGIDDDELDDERLISITGLMSTPPISLESSRESTTDPSTTAPVGGDTPTPTTSTTSATSRNDNNGIVSRSVTASKRKERIAERPNSS, from the exons tCACTTAACGATGTCTTTCGCTGCTTCATCTGTATGGAAAAGTTGCAAGATGCACATTTGTGTCCGCATTGCTCAAAACTTTGTTGCTATTTGTGTATATCGCGTTGGTTGACTGAACAACGTCGCCAATGTCCGCATTGCAGAGCTTCTTTGCATGTGAAAGATTTGGTAAATTGCCGATGGCTGGAGGATGTTGCCCAGCAAATTGAGAACCTTCAGCAGATTTGTTCAAATATTCGGACCACGAATGGCTTGATTCAGGGAAAAGAGCAGGACTTGTGTCCGAGTCACCAGGAGAAATTAAGTGTTTACTGTTGGACTTGTAAATGCTGTATTTGTCATCAATGTGCATTGTGGGGTGGAACCCATTCAGGACACACATTCAAGCAGTTAG AACTAGTTTATGAGACTCACATAACCCAGGTTAAAGAAGAAGTATCTCAGCTTCGAGCACGTCTGGCAGAACTTATATTGCTCGTCCAAAGTGTCGAACACAATGTCGAAACTGTGCGTAAAGCGAAAGACGAAAAAGTGCGAGAAATACGAAATGCCGTCGAACTCATGGTCAGCAGACTAGATTCCCAATTGAAAGTGAAACTGGTCACCCTGATGCGCCAGAAGAATTCACTTAGCCAAGAGACTGAACAGCTAGAGCATCTTTTACAGGAGATCGAGCAACAAATGACAATATGTTCGAAATCACAACTCATAATGAAATCACCGGACCTCTTGAAAATGATTCACCAGGTGCGAATAAAACCAATGGCCAGCTACATCACTGCTCCAGTACCTGCTGATTTCCACAGTGAAATTGTTCCTGAATACGATACTGGCAACTTCCTAATGAAGCGCTTCTCTCAGCTGCAATTGAAAGGTGCTCCTGTTCATTCGGAGCCACTGGAGAGTAATGGGCTGCAGTGGCGTCTTAAGGTCTATCCCAATGGCAATGGAGCTGTTCGTGCAGAGTATTTGTCGGTGTTTCTCGAACTAGCTGCTGGTTTCCCCGAGACCAGCAAGTACGAGTATCGTGTGCAGATGATCCATCAGAGTTCGAGTAAAATAATTCAGCGAGAGTTTGTGTCTGATTTTGAGGTTGGCGAGTGCTGGGGTTATAATCGTTTCTTTCGTCTGGATTTGTTAGCCTCCGAGGGTTATTTGAATTTGGCCAAAGACACTTTAGAACTTCGGTTCCAGGTTCGTCCGTCAACTTATTTCCAGCGGTGTCGTGATCAACAGTATTACATAAGTCAATTGTTGAAAAGACAAAAAGAACTTGCTGCGGAGAATAAGATTCTTCGTGAGAAGGCAGCCAACGAAGAAGCAAGCAATGGTGGTGATCAAGTTATCAATTTAGACGAAGAGGGTGATAAGCATCAAGAGGCAAGTCAAAGTTCAGTGAATAATGCAACCGAAGAGACAAACAGTCAGGGATTAAAATCTTCGAGAAGCTTACATTCCGAACACAGCAGCACCAGTCGACCTAGTGAAAGCGAAGAAAGTAACAAGAAGACAAGTCGCAGTGATATTCAGAAAAgtg ttgACGCTTCGTTTTCTGGAATGCTACAAGCATTGGTCAATGGTTCCTCCACTTATAATTCCTCGTTTCGAGAAGGTGCCGTCGGGGGTGAGATAAAGCCGACTAATAGTGCAACGCCCTTGAGTT CCCCCGAGAAATCTTCATTCCACATTCTTTCCAATTCATCACCAGATCTCACATCAACAACATTAGAAAAAACATTTCTTGGAAGTAATATCCTTTCAGATGCCTCTGATTCGGATGGCGAAGACCCAGGAAGTTCTCCACTGCCTGCTCCCTCATCAACATTATTCAAAATCAGTGCCACTTCCTTCTCAACACAAGATGAAAACCCATTGGGCGATGATAATGACTTTTCATCGGGCGAGAACGATGTTGAATATGCCGAATTATCTATGGCTCAAGGTATTTCTCTAATCAATGATAAGTCCTCGTCCAGTGGTGCCAGTTCATCGAGGAGACCAACTAGCAGTGGACACTCGAGTCATCGTCATGTAACACTCTCCCTGCTTGATAGTACAAGTCCGACTGAAAATAATAGTCCCTCAGAAATAAATAGTTCAA CTTCCCAAAACAACTGCCGTCTGCCAATGTGCTCCGTTAATGTTCTGGAAACGTTTTTTGAACCGCCAAAATTCCATTGTCAAAATGGTGACTACCTGGACGATAGTATTATTTTGAATACCTCGATCCCGTTGAGCTATTCGGAAG ATTCATTACTTAAAGAATATCGCAAGAGTAGGCCATCATCGTCGCCATCAAGCGTCAAGGAATCAACCGAATCACCATCTTATCGCTGGGAAAATACCGAT ATCAATGTCCCAGTTTCGAATGCCTCAAAACAACACTCAAATTGCGATGGGGAGCTGCCTGCTGAATTTTTCACTCAGATGGGATTACATACTAGTAACGAACATAGATCTTTAGATGCTGATGCAGCGAGCACATCGAATGGTCGTCCTTCGCGATCCCAGACAAAATCATCGCAGAAGGTGGTTAAACCAAAATTCGAGTGGACCGATCTCTTTCCGTCCGGTGATTTATATCCGTTGGTATCACCTGTAAGACGGGTACATCGATTGAAGTCTGGTGAATCAGCACGAGATAACAGCCCTGTGTTGTCTCCACGATGGCCAAAGAGTAGTAGTGTCAGTCTAAGGCTACCATCTAGTGGACACAAAAATCACAGAACTTCAACTACAACCAATGTGCCATCCGCAAGTACCACACAGACTGATGACTGGAACAAAGCAGTCAACATTTGGActgattcaattttaaatacacTGCCAACTTACGAACCTCAATTATGTTCCTCAGCTGTTGAAGTTCGAAATGGATCTGCGCGATCGTTGCCTTCACATGCTACACCGCCGAGAGCTTCGACTTCTCAAACGAAtgctttttttaatacttttggaGCAACCACAACGAAGGGCTCCCCAGCCTCACCGCTTTATCAATCCTTTAACTATCACAGGAATTCACCTAGTACGTCCTCGGGCCGCAGTAGTTATCAGACGGCACCTACAAGTCTGTCATCTCGAGGCATACCACGAAGCTCAAAGCTTTTATTGACCAAAGAACAGAAGGGCAACGCCGCTGCTGCTGCCGCTGCCAATGCCACTGCCGCCATCTTCGCACAATCAAGCTTAGGCAGGGGAGACAAATGTGATCTAGAACCAGTGACTGGAGACGAAGATATGTTGGACCGCTATTTTAGGCAGACACGTGCTTCCTCGATGCTATACAATGAG ATCTCTCAGACGAAAGCAAGCGGAATAGATGATGACGAATTGGATGACGAACGCCTTATCAGTATTACAGGTCTCATGTCGACTCCTCCAATATCTTTAGAATCAAGCCGAGAGTCAACTACAGATCCATCAACGACTGCACCGGTAGGTGGCGACACGCCCACTCCCACTACATCAACTACgtctgcgacttcaagaaacgaTAACAACGGTATTGTTAGCCGATCAGTTACTGCTTCAAAACGCAAAGAGAg gatCGCCGAAAGACCAAATTCGTCCTAA